One genomic segment of Panicum virgatum strain AP13 chromosome 2N, P.virgatum_v5, whole genome shotgun sequence includes these proteins:
- the LOC120661657 gene encoding equilibrative nucleotide transporter 3-like, translating to MQKYHPTRIITLTYQPFVLATTAIFTYHEAKVNTRLRNLAGYMLFFLSSFGVIILDVLSSGGGGIVPFVGVCIIAAAFGIADGHVQGGMTGDLSLMCPEFVQSFFAGIAASGAITAALRFFTKAVFENSRDGLRKGAMLFSSISCFFELLCVLLYAFVFPKLPIVKFYRSRAASEGSLTVTADLAAGGIKSHSNPLAEEAHADTEQLSNKQLLHQNMDYALDIFLIYILTLSIFPGFLAEDTGSHSLGSWYVLVLIASFNVSDLIGRYLPLIEQIKLTSRKGLLLAVISRFLLIPAFYFTAKYGDQGWMIMLTSFLGLSNGHLTVCVLTEAPKGYKGPEQNALGNLLVLFLLAGIFVGAVSDWLWLIGKGW from the exons ATGCAGAAGTACCATCCAACTAGAATTATAACTCTCACCTATCAGCCCTTTGTTCTTGCCACAACCGCCATATTTACGTATCATGAGGCGAAGGTCAACACTAGGTTGCGGAACTTGGCAGGATACATGCTATTCTTCTTGAGTTCATTTGGAGTGATTATT CTGGATGTCTTATCTTCAGGAGGCGGTGGAATTGTCCCATTCGTTGGTGTATGCATTATTGCCGCTGCTTTTGGCATAGCAGATGGTCATGTGCAAGGTGGGATGACTGGTGATCTGTCTCTAATGTGCCCGGAATTCGTTCAG TCATTCTTTGCTGGAATAGCTGCATCGGGTGCAATAACTGCGGCACTGAGGTTCTTCACAAAGGCGGTTTTTGAGAATTCCAGAGATGGGCTTCGCAAAGGAGCTA TGTTATTCTCCTCAATATCATGCTTCTTTGAGCTGCTATGCGTTCTACTTTATGCTTTTGTATTCCCTAAGTTGCCAATTGTGAAATTCTACCGTTCAAGAGCGGCGTCTGAGGGGTCCCTGACGGTCACTGCTGACCTAGCTGCTGGAGGCATCAAAAGTCACTCAAATCCATTG GCTGAAGAAGCTCATGCTGACACTGAACAATTAAGCAATAAGCAGTTGCTGCACCAGAATATGGACTATGCTCTGGACATCTTCTTGATCTATATCCTGACACTATCGATTTTTCCCGGGTTTTTGGCTGAAGACACTGGGTCACATAGTTTGGGTTCTTG GTATGTGCTTGTCTTGATCGCAAGCTTTAATGTGTCCGACCTGATCGGAAGATACCTGCCTCTGATTGAGCAAATCAAGCTGACATCCAGAAAGGGGCTACTACTCGCAGTCATATCAAGGTTCCTGCTCATCCCTGCGTTCTACTTCACTGCGAAGTATGGTGATCAGGGCTGGATGATCATGTTAACATCGTTTCTTGGATTGAGCAATGGACATCTCACTGTCTGCGTCCTCACTGAGGCTCCCAAAGGCTACAAG GGTCCAGAACAAAATGCCTTAGGAAACCTGCTGGTGCTTTTCCTCTTGGCAGGTATATTTGTTGGCGCTGTTTCTGATTGGTTGTGGCTCATAGGCAAAGGATGGTGA